Proteins from a genomic interval of Synergistaceae bacterium:
- a CDS encoding EF2563 family selenium-dependent molybdenum hydroxylase system protein, with protein MGSARGLAIVRGGGDLATGIIYRLYRAGFTVAVLECERPLVVRRMVSVAQAVFDGGFSVEGMRAVKRRSIEDIDPDIVNVFVDPDGRSIDILKPDILVDAIMAKRNTGTGRDMASLVVGIGPGFTAPDDVHFVVETKRGHSLGRLIKNGSAVPDTGIPDVVMGSGIERLLRSPADGALKPLKEIGDLVQKGDYIAEVSGMPVTARISGVLRGLIHKSVALRKGMKIGDIDPRGDRTFCFTISDKALSVAGGVMEAVSLPRKS; from the coding sequence GCGCGGCGGCGGAGACCTTGCCACGGGAATAATATACAGGCTTTACAGGGCAGGTTTCACAGTTGCAGTACTTGAATGCGAAAGGCCGCTTGTAGTGAGGCGCATGGTATCCGTGGCCCAGGCAGTGTTCGACGGAGGGTTCTCTGTTGAAGGGATGAGAGCGGTAAAAAGGCGATCGATAGAAGATATTGACCCTGATATAGTCAATGTTTTTGTAGACCCTGACGGAAGAAGTATAGATATATTAAAACCGGATATACTTGTAGATGCGATAATGGCGAAGCGTAATACAGGCACCGGCAGGGACATGGCTTCTCTTGTCGTAGGAATAGGCCCCGGCTTCACGGCTCCCGATGATGTGCATTTTGTAGTCGAGACTAAGCGGGGGCACTCGTTGGGACGCCTGATAAAAAATGGTTCGGCTGTGCCTGACACCGGTATTCCGGATGTGGTGATGGGCAGCGGAATTGAGCGCCTTCTTCGCTCTCCTGCCGACGGAGCGCTCAAACCGTTAAAAGAGATAGGGGATCTTGTCCAAAAAGGCGATTATATCGCCGAGGTCTCAGGTATGCCTGTCACAGCCCGGATAAGCGGAGTTCTGCGCGGACTGATACACAAATCAGTCGCACTAAGAAAAGGCATGAAAATAGGCGATATAGACCCGCGCGGCGACCGCACATTCTGCTTTACAATATCTGACAAAGCCTTATCTGTTGCCGGCGGAGTAATGGAGGCGGTATCGCTTCCAAGAAAATCATGA
- a CDS encoding PstS family phosphate ABC transporter substrate-binding protein — protein sequence MKKVIAVMAGLAVMIFASAAFAGQIVMDGSTTVLPFGQAAAEQFMKQNPGAKFSVSGTGTGNGFKSLAGGKTQIAMASRFIKDSEIKACMDNKIYPVPFAVALDCLVPIVHPSNPVNSLTRAQLKDIYSGKVTNWKQVGGADAPIVVVGRDTSSGTYGTWQEMIMDIGSKERVTPKAQVASSSGAMMTVISQNKNAIGYDGMGYVSKSVKALSVDGIHSSAAGARSGKYPLSRYLFMFTNGWPEGEVLDFITFMQSEAGQRIVNSKGFVSLQDIKK from the coding sequence ATGAAAAAAGTTATTGCTGTAATGGCAGGTTTAGCGGTTATGATATTTGCATCCGCAGCGTTTGCAGGGCAGATAGTTATGGACGGTTCAACAACGGTGCTGCCCTTCGGACAGGCAGCGGCAGAGCAGTTTATGAAGCAGAACCCCGGTGCAAAGTTCTCTGTCTCAGGCACCGGAACAGGTAACGGGTTCAAGTCGCTTGCAGGTGGGAAGACGCAGATAGCGATGGCCTCGCGCTTCATCAAAGATTCGGAAATAAAGGCGTGCATGGACAATAAGATCTATCCTGTCCCGTTTGCGGTCGCGCTGGACTGCCTGGTCCCTATAGTGCATCCTTCGAATCCCGTTAATTCACTTACAAGAGCACAGCTTAAGGACATCTATTCCGGCAAGGTCACAAACTGGAAACAGGTCGGAGGAGCAGATGCTCCCATAGTGGTAGTCGGACGCGACACGAGCTCCGGTACGTACGGAACATGGCAGGAGATGATCATGGACATCGGCAGCAAGGAGCGCGTTACGCCTAAGGCTCAGGTGGCATCTTCGAGCGGAGCAATGATGACGGTCATCTCGCAGAACAAGAACGCGATAGGATATGATGGCATGGGCTATGTGAGTAAATCTGTCAAGGCTCTCTCTGTTGACGGGATACACAGCTCGGCTGCCGGAGCGCGCAGCGGCAAGTACCCGCTTTCACGCTATCTGTTTATGTTCACTAACGGCTGGCCTGAGGGCGAAGTCCTTGATTTCATAACATTCATGCAGAGCGAAGCCGGACAGAGGATAGTCAACAGCAAAGGGTTCGTATCACTTCAGGACATAAAAAAATAG